TGGTCGAGGTTGAAGCTCTCGACGTTCATACGGGGCTGCTCGGTCATCGGTGATGCTCCTTCGGGCTGTGTGCGTGAGTGCGTGTCAGGGGGTCTGCGGGGTGCTCAGCGGCTGGAGCGGGCGGTGCGGCCGCGCACGACGCCGACGAACTCCTGGCGCAGCGGGTCGTCCGCCTCTCGCGGCCAGGCGAGGGCGATGCGGGTGGGCTCCGCGTCGCGCAGCGGGCGGGAGACGGCGTCCTTGCGGTGGTGGAGCCGCGCCAGCGACAGCGGCACCCGGGTGAAGCCGACGCCCGTCGCGGCGACGGCGATCCGCTCGGCGGCGTCATCGGCGTGGGCGGCGGGGATCTCGGTCTCCCCCGCCAGGTCGTCCGGGCCGATCTCGTCGAGCAGGCTGAGCACGTCCTCGGCGCCCACCACGATCGCTGCCCGCTCCTCCCACAGGGGCACCAGGTGCAGCTCCTCGGCGCGCAGCGGCAGGCGGACGAAGCACATGTCGACCTCTCCGGCCGTCAGTGCCTCGTGCTGACGGGAGAGCGGGACCGGGACCAGCTCGAGCCAGGCACCGCAGCGGCCCGACTTCCAGCGGCGCAGGAAGCGATCGGGCTCGACGCCGGGGATGAAGCCGATGCGCAGCGTGGTGGGGTGCATGCCCTCAGCCTACGACCCGCGCGGCCACGACGAACAGGAGCTCGCCGCGGCGGGACCGGTCTCGGCAGCACGGCGGATCCGCGTGCTTGCAGCGTCCGGTCGACGGGCGTCGTGGTGTAGCCTCGTTGCTGGATAATGGGGTATTCGGTCGTGAGAGCGGAGTCGACGACGGTGTCGAAGAAGAGTCCTGGGCACATCGCCATCATCGGTGCCGGCATGTCCGGTCTCACCACGGCGTGGCATCTGCAGGAGCAGGGTGTCGAGGTCACCGTGCTGGAGCGGGACGACGTCGCGGCCGGGTCGTCCTGGGGGAACGCGGGGTGGCTCACCCCCGCCCTGACCCTGCCCCTCAGCGAGCCGTCGGTGCTGAAGTACGGACTCACCGCGATGCTCGACCCCACCTCGCCGCTGTACGTCCCGGTGACCGCCGATCCGCGGCTGCTGAGGTTCCTGGCCGGCTTCGCGCGCAACTGCACGCCGGGCAGGTGGCGGCGCGCCATGGGGATCTTCACCGAGGTCAACCGGGTCGCGCTGGACGCCTTCGACGAGCTCGACATCGCCGAGCCCACCCACCCCGCACGCCCGTTCCTGGCCGCCTTCGCCACGGAGGAGGACCGGCTGGCGATGGTGCGCGAGTTCGACGGGGTCGCCCGGTCCGGGGGCACGGTCGAGTACGACCTGCTCAGCGGTGACCAGATGCGCGAGCACGAGCCCGTCCTGGCCGATGGCGTCACCGCGGGCATCGCGCTGCACGGGCAGCGCTTCATCGATCCGCCGCGGTACCTGGCCGCGCTGGCCGAGGCGGTCGAGGACCGCGGCGGGCAGATCCGACGCGGCGTCGACGTCACGGACATCCGCCAGCGCGGTGCCGGGGTCGAGGTGCTGGACCGCTCCGGTGACTCGGTGCGCGCCGATCACGTCGTCATCGCCACCGGAGCGTGGCTGGGTCGCCTCGCCCGCCGGTTCGGTGTCCGCCAGGTGGTGCAGGCCGGTCGCGGCTACAGCTTCACCGTCCGCCCCGAGACGATGCCGACCCACCCGCTGTACTTCCCCACCCAGCGGGTCGCCTGCACGCCGCTGGGCGACCGTTTCCGCGTCACCGGCATGATGGAGTTCCGTCCCGCCGACGCCCCCCTGGACCCGCGTCGGATCCGGGCGATCATCGATGCGGTCCGTCCGATGTATCAGGGGATCGACTGGGAGGACCGTCAGGAGGAGTGGGTCGGGTCCCGGCCCTGCACCGCGGACGGCCTGCCCCTGGTGGGCAGCACCCGGGACGCCCGGGTCAGCATCGCGGGCGGGCACGGGATGTGGGGGATCGCGCTCGGCCCCCTGACCGGCAAGATGCTCGCCAGCCAGCTGACCGGCGGTCGGCCGCCGGCGGTCATGCAGCATTTCGACCCGCTGCGCTAGCAGCAACCGGCCCGGGCAGTGAGGGGCGGTGACCCGGTCGCGTGAGGCGGACGGACCCGTCCGCACCGGTCGTCCTGCCGCTGCCCCCATCACGCACCGCGAACCCGGGCAGGAAACGCCTGAGCCGCGTCATCGTTCGTGAACGATGACGCGGCTCAGGACGTGCGGTGGAGCTACGGGGATTCGAACCCCGGACCTTCTCATTGCGAACGAGACGCGCTACCAACTGCGCCATAGCCCCCTGTCGCGGTGCGACCAGAACAGATTAGCATCGCCGCCGCGGTGCTGTCGCATCGGGGACGCGCCCTTGACGAAGGTCACAGCGGCGATGCCACGACGCTCACCGTCCCGCGGTGCGCAGCTCCTGGAGCTCCTGCTGCAGCTCGTCCAGGACGCTCAGGCGCTCCTGCCCGGTGCAGGCCACGTAGGCCGGCTGCAGATGGTCGGGGCGGCGGACGACCTCGGTGCCCGGCCAGGTGCGCAGCGAGCCGCCGGCCCGGCGCAGGATGTGGAAGCCCGCGGCCACGTCCCAGGAGTTGATCGCGGTCAGCGCCGTCGCGTCGGCCCAGCCGGCGGCGACATAGGCGAGCTCGAGCGCGGCCGAGCCGAGGTGCCGCACCGCGGAGACCGAGTCCTCCAGAGTGCGCACCGAGCTCGCGGCGAAGGCCGGGAACTGAGCGCCGGTGCGCTGGCCGGGGTATCCGGAGAGCACCAGGGCGTCGGCCGGCGCCCTGGTGGCGCGCGGTCGCAGCACCTTTCCGTTCAGGGTGGCATCGCCATCGGCCGCGGCGAACACCTGATGCAGGACCGGGGCGTCGATGACGCCGGCGACCAGCTCGTCGTCGACGGCGACACCGATCGAGATGCAGAACAGCGGCAGTCCGGCGGCGAAGTTGCTGGTGCCGTCGATGGGGTCGACGAAGAAGCTCACCACCGGCCCGGTGTCCCCGGCCGCGGTCTCCTCGGCGGGACGCTCACCGCCCTCCTCGCCGACGATGCGGGCGGTGGGCAGCAGGCGACGCAGCTCGGAGACGATGATCTCCTCGCTGGCGCGGTCGTGCTCGGTGACGATGTCGTGGCTGGAGGTCTTGTACTCCCGGGCCAGGTCGTCGCGGTCCAGGCCACGGAGGTGCTCAGCGGCCGCATGAGCGGCGGCGAGCGCGATGTCCAGCAGGTGCGAGGGCGAGGGGACGGCGGCGGGAGAGGTGGGGGGCACGGAGGTGTTCATCCTCGTCAGGCTAGCCCGAACCGCGTGGACCCGGGCGGACGGACAGGGGGCGGACGGTCCGCTCCCCGGCCACCCGTGCCTGGTCAGACCAGCAGGTGGCGCAGGTACGGGCTCAGCAGCAGCCCGTCGGGGTCGGCGGCCGCGCGCACGCCGCGGAAGTCCTCGAAGCAGGGGTAGAGCTCCCTGAGCTCGGCTGCGCCCAGCCAGTGCATCTTCCCCCAGTGCGGGCGGGCCCCGAAGGCGGCGAGGGTGCGCTGCACCAGCAGCAGGTAGGGCCCGGCCTCCTCCGCGTGGTGGCGGTGGGCGGCGATGTAGACGGTGTCGCGGTGGTGGGCGGTGGACAGCCACACCTCGTCGGCCGCGGCGCGGCGGATCTCGAGCGGGAAGGTGACGCGCACTCCCTCCGCGTCGAAGCGGGCGCGCAGCGCCGCGAACGCCTCCTCGAACCGCTCGGCGGGCAGCGCCCATTCGGACTCGTGGAAGCGCACCCGTCGCGGCGCGGCGAAGACGGCGGCGGAGTCGTCGACCACCCGGGGACCGGCGAACACATGCGAGGCGAGCTCGGCGACAGGACGGCTGAGCGGCGGGACCAGCGCAGCACTGCGGCACAGCAGCTCCCAGACGCCGTTGCCGAGCACCTCCTGCTGCAGCAGCTCGACCGCGCGGGCAGTTCGGTGCCGGGGAGCGGCCGGGGGCAGCCGGCGCATGGTGCGCACGGTCGCCCGGTCGGTGCGGGGGAACCAGAAGAACTCATGATGGTCCGCGCGTGCGGAGTCGGCGAGGAAGGAGCGCACCGTCGGCCCGAGGGCCTCGGTGCTCTCGACCAGCTCGAGGCGATAGGCGGGGACGCACTGGAGGGTGACCTCGAGGATCACGCCGATGCTGCCCAGTCCGAGCCGGGCGGCCTCGAAGAGCTCCGGATCCTGGCTGGGCGAGGTGTCCACGACGGAGCCGTCGGCCAGCACCAGCCGCAGGGCGCGCACCATGCCGGCGAAGCCGGTGAAGGCCGCGCCGGTGCCGTGGGTGCCGGTCTGGATCGCGCCGGCGATCGACTGCCGGTCGATGTCTCCCATCACCGACAGCGCGAGCCCGTAGGGCGCCAGCAGCTCGGCGACCGCCCACAGCCGGGTGCCTCCGCGCAGGGTGACCAGACCGGTCTCGGGATCCGCGGAGACCAGGCCGTGGAGACCGTCCAGCGACAGCGTGATCCCGTCGGTCGCGGCGAGGGCGGAGAAGGAGTGGCCGCCGCCGATCACCCGCAGCGAGCATCCGCGGGTGCGGGCGGCCTGCACGGCGGCGACCACCCCCTCCTGCGAGGTGGGACGCAGCACCTGCTGCGGTGTCCACGACACGGCTCCGCTCCAGGTGCGCAGGGTCATGGTGCTCTCCGGCATCGGCCGCTCCTTCGGGGGCTCGGTGGGGTCGCGGTCCCCGGAGTCCCGGGTGGGAGAGGACCGCTCAGAGGAAGACTGCACCCTCTCCTCGGTACGTGGGGTGGGATCCGACGATCTCGTCGCCGCGGACCAGCAGATAGTGCGCGAAGTGTTCTGCGGGCTCCCCGGCCTTGGCGTGCCGCAGCCACACCGTGTCGCCCACCCGCAGCCGCTCGGCGGCGGGGCCGAGGACGGGGGTCTGCACCTCCCCCGCCGCTTCCTGCGGGGCGAAGGAGAGGCCGGGCGGATGAGCGATCGTGGGCAGGCGGTCCGGCCCCGGCACGCCGCTGGCGATCCAGCCGCCGCCGAGCAGGGTCGCCACGCCCGGGGCGGGGCGGCGCACCACGCTCACTCCGAGCAGCAGTGCCGGATGCGGAGCGAAGTCCCGATAGCGGTCGAAGAGGCCGGGCCCGATCAGTCCGGAGCCGGCCGCGATCTCCGTGACCGCCTCCTCGGCGGCGGTGGACTCGATCGAGCCGGTGCCGCCACCGTTGACGAACTCGAGGTCGGCGATCCTCCGCACCGCGGCCACCGCCTCGGCACGGCGCTCGGCGATGTCCGGACGGGACAGTCGCTTCATGGTGCGCACCGCCGCGCCGTATGCCGTGGCGGCCGCGTCGGTCACCCCGGCGATCTGCCCCTCGTAGGCCATCAGCCCCACCAGCTCGAGAGCGGGCCGGGCCTGCACCTGGCGGGCCAGCGCCACGGCCTGACCGGGGCTGCGCAGAGGTGAGCGCAGCGCCCCGAAGCGCACCCCGGGCAGCGGCGCATAGGCGACGTCGAGCTCGAGGGCGACCCGGATCGGTCGACTCACCCGGCGGGCGCGGAGGTCCGAGGTGGCGTCGAGGATCAGCTCGAGCTGCGCGGTCTCGTCGACCATCAGGGTGATGGCCTCCAGCGCGGCGGGGAGCATCGCGAGCCGACGCAGCGCCCCGCGCTCGACGGTCGGATAGGCGACGAGGACGTCGCGGGCTCCGTGCTCCACCAGCCACAGCGCCTCGGGCAGGGTGAAGGCGAGGATCCCGGCGTACCCGGGCCGGGCCAGCACCCGCTCGAGCAGGCCCCTGACCCGCAGCGACTTCGAGGCGACGCGCAGCGGGGTGCCGGCGGCGCGGCGGGCGAGGTCCGCCGCATTGGCGTCGAAGGCGTCGAGGTAGAGCACCGCCAGCGGGCGCTCGTGATAGCCCTCGCGGGCGAGCAGCGCCTCGAGATCGCCGATGGCGCGGCCGGCACCCGTCACCATGCCGCCCTCAGGCCCGGCGCCGCGCGAGGATCTCGTCGAGCTGGAGGTCCTGCGCCGGGGCGAAGTCCTCATCGACGGCCTCGAGCTCCTCGACCCGTCCGCTCTCCAGCGGCACGGAGGTGGCGAGCATGCTCCGGCGGTGGGCCGCGTGGCGACTGGCGAGATCATCGACCTCGCCGCGGAGGGCGTAGGTGGGCAGGGGCACCGGCCGCGGAGTCCACTCCCCCGGGCGGGACACCTGCTGCGCCGCCCGCTGGGAGGTGGTCTCCAGATCGGCGTGCGGCGGCTCGATCGCTGCGCCGGCAGCGGTCCCCGCCGCCGGTGCCGGGGTGCGCTCGCGCTCGCCGGACAGCCGGCGCCGCGCGGTCTCGGCCTCGGCACGCTGACGGCGCAGGCGGGTGGCGGCGCGGGTCGTCCGGGCGCGGCGCTCCAGCTCCACCCGGCGCAGCCCCACCAGGTACGCGCTCACGCCGACGACGGCGAGCGCCGGCACCCACCACACCACCACCTGCGCGATGGCGAGGACGACGAGGGCGGCGGTGGCCGCGAGCAGGGTGCCGAGCATGACGCCGAGGACCCGACGCGAGCGAGCACGCTCGTCGGCGGGATCGATGCGGGTGCCGGGCTCGGCGTCGAAACGCGGGCGGCTGGTGGGATCGGCGGGGCGCAGGAGCAGACGGTCCTGGGACATGGGCGGGTTCACCTCGGGGGACGAGCGGCGGGCGTGGACGGCCGCGGAGAGGTCCCGCGCCTGGGAGGACATCTCGGCCTCGTCGGCCGCGCGGGCGCGGCCCATCACCTCACGACGGTTCGCGGTGCGCGGCAGGGCATAGGCCAGCCACAGCAGCAGCAGGATGCCGAAGAGGACGGCTCCGAGATTGATCGACTCCACTCCCACAGCTTAGTGACACCGCTGTGATTCCCCTGGTCACGTTGTGGGCGTGTCGGCGGGAAACTCGCGTCGGAGTCGTCTCAGCACCCCGCGGCCGTCGTCCCCGGTGGCGACCTCCTCCGCGGTGAGCGCGAAGACCAGGTGATCGCGCCAGGCCCCGTCGACATGGATCGCCGACCGGCGCGCACCCTCCGGACGCAGGTGCAGCTTCTCCACCACGCGCAGACTCGCCGCGTTCTCGGGCCGCACGGTGACCTCGATCCGGTGCAGCCCGAGCTCGGCGAAGAGGTGATCGATCAGCAGCGCCACCGCGCGGGGCACCACGCCACGACCGGCCTCGTCCTGGCCGATCCAGTACCCGAGGACCGCCGAGCGCAGCGCACCGTACTGGATGGGGCCGGCGGTGATCTGGCCGGCCAGCCGACCCTGGACGGTGATCACCAGCGGCAGTGCGAGACCCAGCCGCGCCTGCTCCTGGCTCCAGCGGCGCAGGGTGCGGAAATCCATCGGTCGCGGGCCGTGCTCGGGATCTGTCGCGTCCCAGGGGCGCAGCCAGCGGGCGTTGCGCTCCCGCAGCCGTTCGAAGGCCGCGCGGTCGCGACGGCGCAGGGGGCGCAGCGTCAGCTCCCCGTCATGCAGGGCCAGCGGCCACACGTGAACCATCGCGTCATCGTAGACGGCGCCGGGCCGGTTCTCCTGCTCGCAGCACCCGGGACCCGGGCCTCTGTGCGAGTCTGGGGCCATGGACGAGGAGACGACGAGGTCACGCAAGCTTCAGCTGCGCCGGCAGCTGCGGTCCCGCCGGGCCGCCGCGTACGCCGGCGAGGACGGTGCCGCCCGCCGCGCACGGGAGGCTCAGCAGCTCCTCGCCCATGCCGCGCCGCTGATCGCCGAGGTGGAGCGGGCGGTGGGCGCCGCCTCCGCGGCGGGCGCTCCGGCCCCGCTGGTCGCCGCCTACCACCCCACCCCCTCCGAGGCGGATGTGCTGCCACTGGCCGGCCGGCTCGCACGCGCCGGTGCTCGGGTGGTGTTCCCGGCGGCTGCCGGGCGGGAGCTCGAGTGGATCTCCTGGGACGGCGACTCCACGTTCGTGGACTCCCCCGGTCGGGGCTTCGGACAGGAACCGACCGGCGAGAGGCTCGGCACCCGGGCGCTCGAGGAGGCGATGCTGGTGCTGGCGCCCGCCGTGGCGGTGGACCGTTCCTGCACCCGGATCGGGCACGGAGCCGGCTACTACGACCGTGCTCTGCGCACCCTGCCCGAGGGAGCGCGGATCATCGCGGTGATCCATCCCCAGGAGCTGCTGGCGCCGGGTGCGCTGCCGTGCGAGGCGCATGATGTGCGGATCCCGGAGGTGCTCACCGCCGACGGACTCGTCTCGCTGGTCACGTCCGCTCTCTCCTGAGCGGCCCGCAGTCGTAGACTCTGTCGCGCGGTCGCCTGCGCGCGGCCGAGCACTTCGACCACCCCGGAGGAACCCGCGTGCCCACGTACGTCTACGCCTGCAAGAACTGCGGACATCGTTTCGAGCAGTACCAGAGCTTCAGCGAGGACTCGCTGCGGGCCTGCCCCGAGTGCACCCAGGACGCGCTGCGCAAGGTCTTCGACTCGGTGGGCATCGTCTTCAAGGGGCCCGGCTTCTATTCCACCGACTCCTCGACCTCGGGCTCCTCGGCCGCCGCGGCCGGTGCCACCGCTGCAGGCGCCGGCGGCTCCACCAGCACCGGGGACTCCGCGAGCACGGGCGCCGCCGCGAGCACCTCCTCCGGAACCTCCGCCACGAGCACCCCGAGCACGCAGCCCGCCCCCGCGGCGTCCTGAACCGACGGGCCGCATCGCGCGGGAGGGGGTCCGCCCCGGCGGCGACCTCTCCTCCCCAGTGCCCCGTCGTCCACCGTCGCGGCGCACCGACCCGACCGGGCGGCCCTGCCGCCTAGCGTCGAGGCATGCTCTCCCGCTTCCGCGCACATCTGCCCGCCTGGCGCCGCGCCCTGCGTCGGCGCCGCAGGCTCCTGGCCGCCCTCGCCGTCGCGGCACTCGTGGCCGCTCTGCTGCCGGCGCTGCTGCCGCCGTCGGCGCGCGGGGTCGACGTGGTCATCGCCGATGCTGCGCTGGCACCCGGCACCGTGCTGGCCCCCTCCCACCTGAGCACCACCCGCATCGCTGAGGAGCTGGTCCCTCCGGGCGCCGCACTCGAGGTCGACGCCGTACGGGGCCGCACCCTGCGGATCCCTCTGGACGCCGGAGCGCTCCTGCTGCCGGGGATGCTCGTGGCCGCCGGCGCCCCCGCGATCCCCGAGGGGTCCGTGCTGATGGCGGTGCCCGTGCCCGCAGTGCTCGTGCCGCACCTGCCGCCCGGCGCGGGGGTCGAGCTGCTCTCGACGGATCCGACCCTCTTCGGGTCCTCGGGCATCGACGCCCGGGTCCTGGAGGTCCCGGAGTCCGCGGCCCCCGCGCCCGTGCTGGGGGCCGGCAGCACGGGCACGGCCGAGGTGCTCGTCATCGTCGCGCAGGAGCGGGCACGAGAAGTGGCTCATGCTCTGGGGGTCGGGGCTGTCGTCGTGACGGTCATCGGTTAATATCCGTCTCGGGCCGCTCTGCGGCCCCTCGCCCCTCGCCTCGTAAGGATGACCCCATGAAGGGTTTCAAGAGCTTCGTCATGCAGGGCAACGTCATCGACCTGGCCGTCGGTGTCGTGATCGGCGGCGCGTTCACCGCGCTGATCGGTGCATTCGTGGACAACCTGATCCAGCCCGTGATCAACGTCTTCGGCGGCGACAACCCTGTCGGTCTCGCGTTCGCGATCATCAAGGGCAATGACGCGACCATCGTCAACATCGGCGCGGTGCTCTCCGCGATCATCGCCTTCCTGATCACGGCGGCAGTCGTCTACTTCGTCTTCGTGCTCCCGATCTCCTCCGCGCGCAAGCTCGACCGCAAGCGCCGCGGCCTCCCCGAGGAGGAGGAGACCGCCGTCTCCGAGGACATCATCCTGCTCACCGAGATCCGCGACGCGCTGACCGCGCAGCGCGACGGGTCCAGCCCGCAGTCCTGAGCATCGTGAACGGTGCCTCGGCGCCTGATCCCACCGGTGTCGACGAGGAGTCCGTCGATGCCGTGATCACCTGGTTCTCCGCGGCGGGCCGTGACCTGCCCTGGCGGCACGAGGGGGTCTCGGCCTGGGCGATCCTGGTCTCCGAGGTCATGCTGCAGCAGACCCCGGTGGTGCGGGTCCTCCCCCGCTGGCAGGAGTGGATGGAGCGCTGGCCCGCACCGGCCGATCTGGCCGACGCCCCGACCGCCGAGGTGCTGCGCTGCTGGGACCGGCTCGGCTATCCCCGACGGGCGCTGCGGCTGCAGGACTGCGCACGCGTCATCGTGCGCGAGCACGGCGGGCGGGTCCCCCGCGGCCAGGAGGCTCTGCGAGCGCTGCCGGGGATCGGCGAGTACACCGCCGCCGCGATCACCGCCTTCTCCCACCGGGAGCGCGCGGTCGTGGTCGATACCAACATCCGTCGGGTGCTGGCACGGAGCGTGCGCGGTCGTGCCCTGCCCGACCGCTCCTACAGCGCTGCGGAACGCGTCGTGGCCACGCGCAGCCTGCCGGTCCCGCGCCGGCGGTCGGTGGCCTGGAACCAGGCGGTCATGGAGCTGGGCGCGCTGGTCTGCACGGCCCGCTCGCCACGCTGCCAGCAGTGCCCCTTGGCCGACGGCGGGTGTGCATGGTTCGCCGCGGGACGTCCTGCGCCCGCCGAGGACACCCGCCGCCGGCAGGCCTTCGAGGGCACGGACCGCCAGATGCGCGGCATGATCATGGCGCTGCTGCGCCGGGACGGCTCCGCGGCGGAGGACCAGCTGCTCGCGCTCGATGCGGAGGACGCCGACCGGGTGCGACGAGGTATCCGCACGCTGATCGCGGACGGGCTCGCGGTCCGCGAGGGGTCACGGCTGCGTCTTCCCTGAGGATCTCCTCGACGCGCAGCCGCCCTCGGCGCGCATCGACCCGTGGGCACCGGGCTCCCGTCAGCCGGGAGCGAGCAGTGCCTTGATCATGCGGGTGTTGCCGAGGGTGTTGGGCTTGACCCGGGCGAGGTCGAGGAACTCCGCGATGCCCTCGTCCGGGGAGCGCAGCAGCTGGCTGTAGATGTCGGGATCCACGGCCTCGCTCATCACCTCGAAACCGTGACGGGTGAAGAAGTCCACCTCGAAGGTCAGGCAGAACACGCGCTGCAGGCCGAGCTGGAGCGCCCTCTCGAGCAGGGCGTCGAGCAGACGGTGTCCCAGGCCGGTGCCGCGCAGGCCCTCATGCACCGCGAGGGTGCGCACCTCGGCGAGGTCCTCCCACATCACGTGCAGCGCCCCGCAGCCGAGCACCTCCCCATGCTCATCGGCCGCCACCAGGAACTCCTGGACCGCCTCGTAATAGGACACCAGGTCCTTGCCGAGCAGGACCCCGGTGTGGGTCATCGGCTCGACGAGACGGTTGATGGCGCGCACATCGGCGGGCAGCGCGGGACGGATGGTGATGCTCATCGTGAGCTGTCCTCTCCCTGTGACGGGCTGAGCGGCGACTCCGCGCTGGTCCCGATGGTCTGCGGCCTCTGGGTGGGTCGCTCGCCGCTCGGATCGGCCGCCTCGGCAGCGCCGGCCGAGGTGGGGGCTTCCCGCTGCTCCGCGTCGGCGGCAGCAGCCTCCGCCCCGAGCTCCGCCGCTGCCTCCCGGCGCTCTGTCCGGCGGTCCAGGACCCGATGCAGAGCGGTGATCAGCCGTTCGATGACCAGGGCCATCACGAGAGCGGCGAACAGCGCGACCGTGATGGCGACCAGGCTGTGGTCGTCGAACCAGGCGCCGGCGATCGCACCGATCGCGCACGAGTAGACGGCCCACACGAAGGTCGACAGCAGCGAGCGGGGCCAGAAGTTGCGGTGGGGGTAGTGCACGGCGCCGGCGACCAGGTTCACCGCAGTGCGGCCGAAGGGGATGTAGCGGGCGGTCATCAGGAAGACCAGGGCCCGTTTCTGCAGACCTCGGTCCGCGGCCTCGACAGCTCCGCGGCCCCGGCCCTCGCGCAGGAATCGGAAGCGTTCCCAGCCGACCTTGCTGCCGATCAGATATCCCAGGTTGTCGCCCGTCCAGGCCCCCATCCACGCCGCCAGTCCGACGAAGATGATCGAGGGCCGTCCCGAGCTCGACCACAGGGAGGAGAGGGTCACGATCGTCGACTCGCTCGGCACGGAGGGGAAGAAGCCGTCGAACGCGGCGAACAGGTACACCATGAGGTGGACCCACCAGGCATCGGCGATGCCGAGGATCCAGTCCTCCATCTGCCCCGTCAGGGACAGCAACCAGTCGATGGTCTCGCCCATGCGTCCTCTCCATCGAAGGCCCCGGCGCGTTCCCCCCGGACCTCCCGGGCTCGTCGAAGCGAGTGCCCGGACCCGATCAGCTCAGGCCCGGTGATGTCCGTGTCCCGGCAGCGGCGCCGGGACGGGTGGTGGGGCCGGCCCCGCCCGGGACGGGGCCGGCCCCACCGGTCAGGAGGTGCTGGCCTCCGCGCTGTCGGCATCCGGGGAGCTCGCACCGTCGGCGTGGGTGAGGTCCTCCGCACGCGCCTGGGTCATCGAATCGATGTCGATCTCCTCGGAGATCGGCATGGACTGACCCCCCTCGGCCCGGCGGGCGAAGGTCAGCTCGCCGAGCAGGCCCTCCCCCTCCGCGTCGACGATGATCTCGTCGCCGACATGGATCTGACCGAACAGGATCCGCTCCGAGAGCGTGTCCTCGATGTCGCGCTGGATGGTGCGACGCAGCGGACGTGCACCGAGCACCGGGTCATAGCCCTTCTCGGCCAGCAGATCCTTCGCGGCCGGGGTGAGGGTGATGGCCATGTCCCTGTCGTGCAGGCGGGTCTGGAGCTTGGCGATCTCCAGATCCACGATCTCGACGATCTCCTGCATCGACAGCTGCGGGAAGACCACCACGTCGTCGACACGGTTGAGGAACTCGGGCTTGAAGTGCTGCTTGAGCTCCTCGTGGACCTTCGACTTCATCCGCTCGTAGTCGGTGGAGAGGTCGCCGCCCGCGGTGAAGCCCAGGGACACGCCCTTGGCGATGTCCCGGGTGCCGAGGTTGGTGGTCATGATGATGATCGTGTTCTTGAAGTCGACCACCCGGCCCTGCGAGTCGGTGAGACGGCCGTCCTCCAGGATCTGCAGCAGCGAGTTGAAGATGTCCACATGGGCCTTCTCCACCTCGTCGAAGAGCACCACGGAGAACGGCTTGCGACGCACCTTCTCGGTGAGCTGACCGCCCTCGTCGTAGCCGACGTAGCCGGGGGGCGAGCCGAACAGGCGCGAGGCGGTGTGCTTCTCGCCGAACTCGGACATGTCGAGCTGGATCAGGGCTTCCTCGTCACCGAACAGGAACTCGGCGAGCGCCTTGGCCAGCTCGGTCTTGCCGACGCCGGTGGGGCCGGCGAAGATGAACGAGCCCCCCGGACGCTTGGGGTCCTTGAGCCCGGCACGGGTGCGACGGATCGCCCGGGAGATGGCCTTGATGGCCTCGTTCTGCCCGATGACCCGCTTGTGCAGCTCGTCCTCCATGTGGAGCAGCCGCGAGGACTCCTCCTCGGTGAGCTTCACGATCGGGATCCCCGTGGAGGCGGCCAGCACCTCGGCGATGACCTCTTCGCTGACCGTGGTCACCGCATCGGACTCGCCGTGCCGCCAGGCCTGCTCCTTCTCGTCGCGCTCGGCCTTGAGGGTCTGCTCCTGGTCGCGCAGGGAGGCGGCGAGCTCGAAGTCCTGCCCGTCGATCGCCTCCTCCTTCTTCTTGCGGGTCTCCTCGATGCGGGCGTCGAACTCCTTGAGCTCGGGCGGCGCGGTGAGACGACGGATGCGCAGGCGCGCTCCGGCCTCGTCGATCAGGTCGATCGCCTTGTCCGGCAGGAAGCGGTCGTTGACGTACCGGTCGGCGAGGTTCGCCGCGGCCACCAGGGCCGCAT
The window above is part of the Brachybacterium vulturis genome. Proteins encoded here:
- a CDS encoding ATP-dependent Clp protease ATP-binding subunit, which translates into the protein MFERFTDRARRVVVLAQDEARLLNHNYIGTEHILLGLIHENEGVGAKALEALGVTLDAVREQVRDIIGEGNQTPSGHIPFTPRAKKVLELSLREALQLGHNYIGTEHILLGLLREGEGTAVKVLSRLKAEPSAVRQEVIERLSGYQGKEPATAGGPTEGQPAGSLVLDQFGRNLTQAAREGKLDPVIGRDGEAERVMQVLSRRTKNNPVLIGEPGVGKTAVVEGLAQAITAGDVPETLKDKQLYTLDLGSLVAGSRYRGDFEERLKKVLKEIRTRGDIILFIDEIHTLVGAGAAEGAIDAASILKPMLARGELQTIGATTLEEYRKHIEKDAALERRFQPIQVDQPSVAHTVEILKGLRDRYEAHHRVTITDAALVAAANLADRYVNDRFLPDKAIDLIDEAGARLRIRRLTAPPELKEFDARIEETRKKKEEAIDGQDFELAASLRDQEQTLKAERDEKEQAWRHGESDAVTTVSEEVIAEVLAASTGIPIVKLTEEESSRLLHMEDELHKRVIGQNEAIKAISRAIRRTRAGLKDPKRPGGSFIFAGPTGVGKTELAKALAEFLFGDEEALIQLDMSEFGEKHTASRLFGSPPGYVGYDEGGQLTEKVRRKPFSVVLFDEVEKAHVDIFNSLLQILEDGRLTDSQGRVVDFKNTIIIMTTNLGTRDIAKGVSLGFTAGGDLSTDYERMKSKVHEELKQHFKPEFLNRVDDVVVFPQLSMQEIVEIVDLEIAKLQTRLHDRDMAITLTPAAKDLLAEKGYDPVLGARPLRRTIQRDIEDTLSERILFGQIHVGDEIIVDAEGEGLLGELTFARRAEGGQSMPISEEIDIDSMTQARAEDLTHADGASSPDADSAEASTS